One genomic region from Dichotomicrobium thermohalophilum encodes:
- the cobG gene encoding precorrin-3B synthase: protein MVKGWCPSAYRPMMSGDGLIVRVRPHAGRLDRAQVIGLCEAAAQYGNGIIDLTNRANLQIRGVAQEDHAALVEALSVFGLLDADPVREARRNIIVAPDWRAGDATARLAEKMAQRLGELPALPGKFGFAVDAGDGSILRDTPADIRIERGAGGGLIVRADGAAQGCPVAESEAIDAVVALAHWFAARGEERRMARLLRSVPLPQAWQSEPPASPRAKPRPGDDIGGPVLGAPFGQLPAEALADVTVESRAAALRVTPWRLFALEGVRALPAHPFIDAPDDPLLRVDACPGAPACSAATVETRRLARALAGRVDGDLHVSGCEKGCARPRAADVTLVGRDGGFDLVHGGKPGDAPTRRGLTPEALASGAELP, encoded by the coding sequence ATGGTGAAAGGATGGTGCCCCAGCGCTTACCGCCCGATGATGTCCGGGGACGGGCTGATCGTGCGGGTGCGGCCGCATGCCGGACGGCTGGACCGCGCGCAGGTCATCGGCCTGTGCGAGGCGGCGGCGCAATACGGCAACGGGATCATCGACCTGACCAATCGTGCGAATCTGCAAATTCGCGGCGTGGCGCAGGAAGATCATGCGGCGCTTGTAGAGGCGCTTTCGGTGTTCGGCCTGCTGGATGCCGACCCGGTGCGCGAGGCACGGCGCAATATCATCGTCGCGCCGGACTGGCGCGCGGGCGATGCCACGGCGCGGCTGGCGGAGAAGATGGCGCAACGGCTGGGCGAGTTGCCCGCGCTGCCGGGCAAGTTCGGTTTCGCGGTCGATGCCGGGGACGGTTCGATCCTCCGCGATACACCCGCCGACATCCGCATCGAGCGCGGCGCGGGGGGCGGGCTGATCGTCCGCGCGGACGGCGCGGCGCAGGGCTGCCCCGTCGCCGAAAGCGAGGCGATCGACGCGGTGGTCGCGCTCGCGCACTGGTTCGCGGCGCGCGGCGAAGAGCGACGAATGGCGCGGCTGTTGCGCTCCGTCCCGTTGCCGCAGGCGTGGCAGAGCGAGCCGCCCGCTTCGCCGCGCGCAAAGCCCAGACCGGGCGATGACATTGGCGGGCCTGTGCTGGGTGCGCCGTTCGGCCAGCTTCCTGCCGAGGCGCTAGCCGACGTGACGGTGGAAAGCCGCGCGGCGGCGCTGCGCGTCACGCCGTGGCGGCTGTTCGCGCTGGAAGGCGTTCGCGCGCTGCCCGCGCATCCGTTCATCGACGCGCCGGATGATCCGCTTCTGCGCGTGGATGCCTGCCCCGGCGCACCGGCCTGCTCGGCCGCGACAGTGGAAACCCGCAGGCTCGCCCGCGCGCTCGCTGGCCGTGTTGACGGCGACCTGCACGTCTCAGGCTGCGAAAAGGGCTGTGCGCGCCCGCGCGCGGCGGATGTCACGCTGGTCGGGCGCGATGGCGGCTTCGATCTCGTGCACGGCGGCAAGCCGGGTGATGCGCCGACGCGGCGCGGCCTGACGCCCGAGGCCCTCGCCAGCGGTGCGGAGCTGCCGTGA
- the cobN gene encoding cobaltochelatase subunit CobN — protein sequence MHVIFRESHGLEETETPTDLGQSPADLVVLSFSDSDLGAFAAGWHRAKASGAALPSLRLANLAALKHPLSVDTYIEQTLTAAKGILVRLIGGVPYWSYGLQQVKALAREKGIALAVLPADGRPDPRLGEVSTVPESTLRRLTELCDTGGEVAAQAALAQLALAAGLYAGPVTGAKAVPMVGAWTPEHGACCPLAAFPVGSARPRILVTFYRAYLTAADLGPVKALFESFRARGFDVAGLFAPSLKAPEPAGWMARQVAFAQPAAIVNVTSFSGKGDDGTSPLDAAGVPVFQMALATSTEEAWAESERGLSPPDLAMHVVLPEVDGRVFAGVGSFKEPGAFDEALQFSRYCHKPQAERVDAIAERVARWVALAEKPAAEKRPALVLSTYPGKDWNMAHAVGLDAIASAEAILSDLGAAGYAVADGPALEAALSRETIAWPLEAYRAALETLPAKLQTDLAAAWGAPEDDPACRDGTFRFSATRRGSALVALQPERGAPERRYDDYHDISRVPRHAYVAFYLWLRHALGCDALIHIGAHGTLEWLPGKSVALSGDCWPEALIGDMPVIYPFIVNDPGEAAQAKRRIGAVTLGHVPPPLCTSGAPERFSRLEALLDEFSNADGLDPKRRDRLQTDIREEARAQGVEADLGLDEAACPAEAITRIDRFVCDVKESQFSDGLHVWGRMPERPGPFDVRQSVGDERRALLDALSGRRIPAGPSGSPYRGRNDVLPTGRNLFTTDPRAVPTRSAYAQGVKLGEELVRRHLQDHGDWPRGLVVDLWGSATMRTAGEDFAMALHLLGVKPVWDDGSERVSGIEVLPIAMLERPRIDVTLRVSGLFRDVFPTLSALYQQAIRALAARDEPADWNPYAGQDTGARVYGPKPGSYGLGMGRAIEDYTPEGRRAAGEAWLAASAWALDGDSATRDDDGIARQVANADSFVHTQDLPETDLLMAADYATHEAGFAAAQAVTGGNAALYHIDNADPGNPRARTQAEEIARVVRARASNPEWIAGMKRHGFRGAAEIAATLEHMAAFAHLSGQVGSHLFDTFFDATLGDDDVTAFMDEANPQALEAMRARFAALREAGLWQTRRNSILAALEDCA from the coding sequence ATGCATGTCATCTTTCGCGAGTCCCACGGCCTGGAGGAAACCGAGACGCCGACCGATCTGGGCCAGAGCCCGGCCGATCTGGTCGTACTCTCCTTTTCCGACAGCGATCTGGGCGCGTTCGCGGCCGGGTGGCATCGTGCCAAGGCGAGCGGGGCGGCCCTGCCGAGCCTGCGGCTGGCAAACCTTGCCGCGCTGAAGCATCCGCTTTCCGTCGACACATATATCGAGCAGACTCTGACGGCTGCGAAAGGAATCCTGGTCCGGCTGATCGGCGGGGTGCCATACTGGTCGTATGGCTTGCAGCAGGTTAAGGCGCTGGCGCGTGAGAAGGGCATCGCGCTCGCGGTCCTGCCGGCTGATGGGCGGCCCGATCCGCGCCTGGGCGAGGTCTCGACCGTGCCGGAGTCCACGCTTCGGCGGCTGACCGAACTGTGCGATACGGGCGGCGAGGTCGCGGCGCAGGCGGCGCTGGCGCAGCTCGCGCTGGCTGCCGGGCTTTACGCCGGGCCGGTGACGGGGGCAAAGGCGGTGCCGATGGTCGGGGCGTGGACGCCGGAGCATGGGGCGTGCTGTCCGCTCGCGGCGTTTCCGGTGGGGAGCGCGCGCCCGCGTATCCTCGTGACGTTCTACCGCGCCTACCTGACGGCGGCTGACCTTGGGCCGGTGAAGGCGCTGTTCGAGAGCTTTCGCGCGCGCGGCTTCGATGTCGCCGGGCTGTTCGCGCCCTCGTTAAAGGCGCCAGAGCCTGCCGGCTGGATGGCGCGGCAGGTGGCGTTCGCGCAGCCCGCCGCAATCGTCAACGTGACCTCGTTCTCCGGCAAGGGGGATGACGGCACCTCGCCTCTGGATGCTGCCGGCGTGCCGGTTTTCCAGATGGCGCTGGCGACCTCGACGGAGGAAGCCTGGGCGGAGTCCGAGCGCGGGCTGTCGCCGCCCGATCTGGCGATGCATGTCGTGCTGCCGGAGGTGGACGGGCGCGTCTTTGCGGGTGTTGGCTCGTTCAAGGAGCCGGGCGCGTTTGATGAGGCGCTGCAATTCTCGCGCTACTGCCACAAGCCGCAGGCCGAGCGCGTTGACGCGATCGCGGAGCGGGTCGCGCGCTGGGTCGCGCTTGCCGAGAAGCCGGCAGCAGAGAAGCGCCCGGCGCTGGTGCTCTCGACCTATCCGGGCAAGGACTGGAACATGGCCCATGCGGTTGGGCTGGACGCGATCGCGTCGGCCGAGGCGATCTTGAGCGATCTGGGCGCGGCGGGCTACGCGGTCGCGGATGGGCCGGCGCTCGAAGCCGCGCTGTCCCGGGAGACGATTGCCTGGCCGCTGGAGGCCTACCGCGCGGCGCTGGAGACGCTGCCGGCGAAGCTGCAGACCGATCTCGCCGCAGCCTGGGGCGCGCCGGAGGATGACCCTGCTTGCCGCGACGGTACATTTCGTTTTTCCGCGACGCGACGGGGATCGGCGCTGGTCGCGCTGCAGCCCGAGCGCGGCGCACCTGAACGCCGCTACGACGACTACCACGACATTTCCCGCGTACCGCGCCATGCCTATGTCGCCTTCTACCTCTGGCTGCGCCACGCGCTCGGCTGCGACGCGCTCATCCATATCGGCGCGCATGGCACCCTCGAATGGCTGCCGGGCAAGTCGGTCGCGCTGTCGGGCGATTGCTGGCCCGAGGCGCTGATCGGCGATATGCCGGTGATCTACCCGTTCATCGTCAACGACCCCGGCGAGGCGGCGCAGGCCAAGCGCCGGATCGGCGCGGTCACGCTGGGCCATGTGCCGCCGCCGCTGTGCACGAGCGGCGCGCCGGAGCGGTTTTCCAGGCTGGAAGCGCTGCTGGACGAGTTCTCCAACGCCGACGGGCTAGACCCGAAGCGCCGCGACCGACTGCAGACCGACATCCGCGAGGAAGCGCGCGCGCAGGGCGTTGAAGCCGATCTCGGGCTGGACGAAGCAGCCTGCCCGGCGGAGGCTATTACGCGGATCGACCGCTTCGTCTGCGACGTGAAGGAGAGCCAGTTCAGCGACGGCCTGCATGTCTGGGGGCGGATGCCGGAAAGGCCCGGCCCGTTCGATGTGCGCCAGTCGGTGGGCGACGAGCGCCGCGCGCTGCTCGACGCGCTCTCCGGCCGGCGTATCCCGGCTGGCCCGTCCGGTTCGCCCTATCGCGGGCGCAACGACGTGCTGCCCACGGGCCGCAACCTGTTCACAACCGATCCGCGCGCCGTGCCGACCCGCTCGGCCTATGCGCAGGGCGTCAAGCTCGGCGAGGAGCTGGTGCGCCGGCACCTGCAGGACCACGGCGACTGGCCCCGCGGCCTTGTCGTCGATCTCTGGGGGTCGGCGACCATGCGCACGGCCGGCGAAGACTTCGCGATGGCGCTGCACCTGCTCGGCGTCAAGCCGGTCTGGGATGACGGCTCGGAGCGCGTCTCGGGCATCGAGGTGCTGCCGATCGCCATGCTGGAGCGTCCGCGCATCGACGTGACGCTGCGCGTCTCCGGCCTTTTCCGCGACGTGTTCCCGACGCTCTCGGCGCTCTACCAGCAGGCGATCCGTGCGCTCGCCGCCCGCGACGAGCCGGCGGACTGGAATCCCTATGCCGGGCAGGACACAGGCGCGCGCGTCTATGGGCCGAAGCCGGGCAGCTACGGCCTTGGCATGGGCAGGGCGATCGAGGACTACACGCCAGAAGGCCGCCGCGCCGCTGGCGAGGCGTGGCTGGCGGCCAGCGCCTGGGCGCTCGACGGCGACAGCGCCACGCGCGACGATGACGGCATCGCCCGCCAGGTGGCCAATGCCGACAGCTTCGTCCACACGCAGGACCTGCCCGAGACCGACCTGCTGATGGCCGCCGACTACGCCACGCATGAAGCCGGCTTCGCCGCAGCGCAGGCGGTCACGGGCGGCAACGCCGCGCTCTATCACATCGATAACGCCGACCCGGGCAACCCGCGCGCCCGCACGCAAGCCGAGGAGATCGCTCGCGTGGTCCGTGCCCGCGCATCCAATCCGGAGTGGATCGCGGGCATGAAGCGCCACGGCTTTCGCGGCGCGGCGGAAATCGCGGCGACGCTGGAGCATATGGCCGCATTTGCGCATCTGTCCGGGCAGGTCGGCTCGCACCTGTTCGACACATTCTTCGACGCCACGCTGGGCGATGACGACGTGACAGCCTTCATGGACGAAGCCAACCCGCAGGCGCTGGAGGCGATGCGCGCGCGCTTTGCCGCGCTGCGCGAGGCGGGGCTGTGGCAGACGCGGCGCAATTCGATCCTCGCGGCGCTGGAGGACTGCGCGTGA
- the cobW gene encoding cobalamin biosynthesis protein CobW, which translates to MPDLAKLPVTVITGFLGSGKTTLISQLMQNPQGKRLAVIVNEFGDVGVDGDILKACAIPDCPAENIMELANGCICCTVADDFIPTIESLLSLDPRPEHILIETSGLALPKPLLKAFDWPDIRSRITVDGVVALADAEAVAAGRFAPNVDAVEAQRLADDSLDHETPLSEVFEDQIACADIVLLTKPDLAGEEGVAKARATIEETAHRPLPVVEVSEGKVDPRVIIGLEAAAEDDMDARPSHHDAPHDDHDHEEFDSIVVPLPEQADPDTLAERIARLANERDILRVKGYAAVAGKPMRLMVQAVGGRVRTQYDRMWRPDEPRAGQLVLIAEHDRIDESAIRAALSE; encoded by the coding sequence ATGCCTGATCTCGCCAAGCTGCCCGTTACGGTCATCACCGGCTTTCTCGGCTCCGGCAAGACGACGCTCATCAGCCAGCTCATGCAGAACCCGCAGGGCAAGCGGCTTGCGGTCATCGTCAACGAGTTCGGCGATGTCGGCGTCGACGGGGACATCCTCAAGGCCTGCGCGATCCCCGACTGCCCGGCTGAGAACATCATGGAGCTGGCGAACGGCTGCATCTGTTGCACGGTGGCCGACGACTTCATTCCGACGATCGAGTCGCTCTTGTCGCTCGACCCGCGCCCCGAGCACATCCTGATCGAGACCTCCGGGCTGGCGCTGCCCAAGCCGCTCCTGAAGGCGTTCGACTGGCCGGATATCCGCTCGCGTATCACGGTGGACGGCGTCGTTGCGCTGGCCGATGCGGAGGCCGTGGCAGCGGGCCGTTTCGCGCCGAATGTCGATGCGGTCGAAGCGCAGCGGCTGGCTGATGACAGCCTGGATCACGAAACGCCGCTGTCGGAGGTTTTCGAGGACCAGATCGCCTGCGCGGATATCGTGCTGCTGACCAAGCCGGACCTCGCGGGGGAAGAGGGGGTCGCCAAGGCCCGCGCCACGATCGAGGAGACAGCGCATCGCCCGCTACCCGTGGTCGAGGTCAGCGAGGGCAAGGTCGACCCGCGCGTCATCATCGGGCTGGAGGCCGCCGCCGAAGACGACATGGATGCGCGTCCCTCGCACCACGACGCGCCGCACGATGATCACGACCACGAGGAGTTTGACAGTATCGTCGTGCCGCTGCCCGAGCAGGCCGACCCCGACACGCTGGCCGAACGTATCGCCCGGCTCGCCAATGAGCGGGACATCTTGCGGGTGAAGGGATACGCCGCCGTGGCGGGCAAGCCGATGCGCCTGATGGTGCAGGCGGTCGGCGGACGCGTGCGCACGCAATACGACCGGATGTGGCGGCCCGACGAACCCCGCGCGGGCCAGCTTGTCCTGATCGCCGAGCATGACCGCATTGACGAGTCCGCGATCCGCGCCGCGCTGAGCGAGTAG
- a CDS encoding DUF1636 family protein, with protein MSDAVELLVCTTCRCGQPKEAEAPRPGAQLYEALSEQPLPEGVKLRPVECLSNCSQGCTIGLRGPGRWTYVYGGLEPEAHVGVILDGLARYLTAPNGIIPWRERPEHFKRNCVVRIPPMEAAHA; from the coding sequence GCGACGCCGTGGAACTTCTGGTGTGCACGACCTGCCGCTGTGGCCAGCCGAAAGAGGCGGAAGCGCCGCGGCCCGGCGCGCAACTTTACGAGGCGCTGAGTGAACAGCCGCTGCCCGAGGGCGTGAAGCTGCGCCCGGTCGAGTGCCTGTCCAACTGCTCGCAGGGCTGCACGATCGGCCTGCGCGGGCCGGGGCGCTGGACCTATGTCTATGGTGGGCTGGAGCCGGAGGCGCATGTTGGTGTCATCCTCGACGGGCTGGCGCGCTACCTCACCGCGCCGAACGGCATCATCCCCTGGCGCGAGCGCCCGGAGCATTTCAAGCGCAACTGCGTTGTCCGCATTCCCCCGATGGAGGCCGCCCATGCCTGA